One window of Oscillibacter hominis genomic DNA carries:
- the lspA gene encoding signal peptidase II — MHSLPYIALAAAALAADQWVKHYVTTNLILGGTQALIPGFVELQLVHNYGAAWSSFSGMRWLLVLVTSAIVAAVAYLAARRIVRHPLGLTACALIVSGGLGNIIDRVRLGYVVDMFNFQFMRYPVFNVADICVVTGAILAAIYYLWFYEAHDKQERPHGKDHA; from the coding sequence ATGCATTCTTTGCCCTATATTGCCCTGGCCGCGGCGGCGCTGGCCGCGGACCAGTGGGTCAAGCACTATGTCACCACCAATCTGATCCTGGGCGGGACCCAGGCCCTGATCCCCGGCTTTGTGGAGCTGCAGCTGGTTCACAACTACGGCGCCGCCTGGTCCAGCTTTTCCGGCATGCGGTGGCTGCTTGTGCTGGTGACCAGCGCCATTGTGGCGGCGGTGGCCTATCTGGCGGCGCGGCGGATCGTCCGCCACCCCCTGGGCCTGACCGCCTGCGCCCTGATTGTCTCCGGAGGCCTGGGCAACATCATCGACCGGGTGCGGCTTGGATATGTGGTGGACATGTTCAACTTCCAGTTCATGCGCTATCCCGTGTTCAACGTGGCGGACATCTGCGTGGTCACGGGAGCCATTCTGGCGGCAATTTACTATCTTTGGTTCTATGAAGCCCACGACAAACAGGAGCGGCCCCATGGCAAGGATCACGCTTGA
- a CDS encoding RluA family pseudouridine synthase — protein sequence MARITLEVPPEAAGSRIDAFLAASAEGLSRSAAARLLEEGRVLCGGRAAAKNLRLAGGEVVEADLPEPEALDVKAQDIPLDVVYEDGDVIVVNKPKGLVVHPAPGHSDGTLVNALLHHCAGSLSGIGGVLRPGIVHRIDRDTSGLIIAAKNDAAHLSLSSQLQDHTLARTYECLVTGNLKEDRGTVDAPIGRHKTDRKKMAVVSGGKEAVTHWEVIGRYPGCTHVRCRLETGRTHQIRVHMAYIGHPILGDTVYGAKKAVPGLQGQCLHAVGLRFIHPRTGEAVELSCPLPEEFQAQLRALRSRR from the coding sequence ATGGCAAGGATCACGCTTGAGGTCCCGCCGGAGGCCGCGGGGAGCCGCATCGACGCCTTTTTGGCCGCCTCGGCAGAGGGCCTGAGCCGCTCCGCAGCCGCGCGGCTGTTGGAAGAGGGACGTGTGCTCTGCGGCGGCAGGGCCGCGGCCAAAAATCTGCGCCTGGCGGGCGGCGAGGTGGTGGAGGCAGACCTTCCGGAGCCGGAGGCGCTGGATGTGAAAGCCCAGGACATCCCCCTGGACGTGGTCTACGAGGATGGGGATGTGATCGTGGTGAACAAGCCCAAGGGGCTGGTGGTGCACCCGGCCCCGGGCCACAGCGACGGCACGCTGGTCAACGCGCTGCTCCACCACTGCGCCGGAAGCCTCTCCGGCATCGGGGGCGTGCTGCGCCCCGGCATCGTCCACCGCATCGACCGGGACACCTCGGGGCTCATCATCGCGGCCAAAAACGACGCGGCCCACCTCTCCCTCTCATCCCAGCTCCAGGACCACACCCTGGCGCGGACCTACGAGTGCCTGGTGACAGGCAATCTGAAGGAGGACCGGGGCACGGTGGACGCGCCCATCGGACGCCACAAAACCGACCGCAAGAAGATGGCGGTGGTCAGCGGCGGCAAGGAGGCGGTCACCCACTGGGAGGTCATCGGGCGCTACCCGGGCTGCACCCACGTCCGCTGCCGCCTGGAGACCGGCCGCACCCATCAGATCCGGGTGCACATGGCCTATATCGGCCACCCGATCCTTGGCGACACGGTCTACGGGGCCAAAAAGGCGGTGCCGGGTCTCCAGGGCCAGTGCCTCCACGCCGTGGGGCTGCGGTTCATCCACCCCCGCACCGGGGAGGCGGTGGAGCTGAGCTGTCCCCTGCCCGAAGAGTTTCAGGCCCAGCTGCGCGCGCTGCGCTCCAGGCGGTAG